A genome region from Nicotiana tabacum cultivar K326 chromosome 13, ASM71507v2, whole genome shotgun sequence includes the following:
- the LOC107815766 gene encoding uncharacterized protein LOC107815766 codes for MVSAMRNIKKVRFPKPMRSDPSQRDPNLWCDYHGTNGHRTWDCRYLREEVWTLLKNYHLSEFLTDQAKKNYGRNRDNAEPSKAGILPEVAMHKLSLDPNTPPIRQKKHPIAEIRNKLVKEEVTHLIDIG; via the exons ATGGTGTcggctatgaggaacattaagAAAGTACGGTTCCCAAAACCAATGAGATCTGATCCCAGTcaaagggatcctaatttgtggtgTGACTATCATGGAACCAATGGCCATCGGACATGGGATTGCCGGTATTTGCGCGAGGAGGTGTGGACATTGCTGAAAAACTACCATCTTAGTGAATTCTTGACTGATCAGGCTAAAAAGAATTACGGCCGCAATCGTGATAACGCGGAACCTTCAAAAGCAG gtatcctgCCAGAAGTGGCCATGCACAAactaagcttggatcccaacaCCCCTCCGATAAGACAGAAAAAACATCCTATTGCCGAGATCAGAAACAAATtagtcaaagaagaggtaactcatttgattgatatcggttaA
- the LOC107815776 gene encoding GDSL esterase/lipase At5g33370-like, with amino-acid sequence MTKMMSCSFSSFSCTIILVLSLFASSLQVEARAFFVFGDSLVDNGNNNYLITSARADSPPYGIDYPSHRPTGRFSNGLNIPDIISEQLGMEPTLPYLSPELTGDKLLVGANFASAGVGILNDTGIQFLNIIRIGKQLEYFEQYQRRVTAVIGAEQTQQLVNSALVLITLGGNDFVNNYYLVPFSARSRQFALPDYVRYLISEYRKILQKLYELGARRVLVTGTGPMGCVPAELAQRSPTGECAVELQRAASLFNPQLTQLLSDLNSQLAADVFVAANTYAMHMDFVSNPQAYGFVTSKIACCGQGPYNGIGLCTPLSNLCPNRDLYAFWDPFHPSEKANRIIVQQILTGSSTYMNPMNLSSIMALDSRT; translated from the exons TTTTGCTTCTTCACTTCAAGTTGAAGCTCGAGCTTTCTTTGTTTTTGGTGATTCACTAGTCGATAATGGTAATAATAACTACCTAATCACAAGTGCAAGGGCTGATTCTCCCCCTTATGGCATTGATTACCCTTCTCATCGCCCCACTGGTCGCTTCTCTAATGGCCTCAATATTCCTGATATCATAA GTGAGCAATTGGGTATGGAGCCAACATTGCCATATTTGTCTCCAGAGCTCACAGGAGATAAGCTTCTTGTTGGGGCAAATTTTGCTTCTGCTGGAGTTGGAATTCTCAATGACACTGGCATCCAGTTT TTGAATATAATCCGAATTGGGAAACAATTGGAGTATTTTGAACAATATCAAAGGAGGGTAACTGCAGTAATAGGAGCAGAACAAACTCAGCAGCTAGTGAATAGCGCTCTTGTCCTCATAACTCTTGGTGGCAATGACTTTGTTAATAACTATTACTTGGTCCCTTTCTCTGCAAGATCTCGCCAATTTGCCCTCCCAGATTATGTTCGTTATCTCATCTCTGAGTACAGAAAAATATTACAG AAGCTGTATGAGTTGGGAGCAAGAAGAGTGTTAGTGACAGGAACAGGACCAATGGGGTGTGTGCCTGCAGAATTGGCACAGAGGAGTCCAACTGGCGAATGTGCAGTGGAACTGCAGCGTGCAGCCTCTTTGTTCAACCCTCAATTGACTCAATTATTGAGTGATCTCAATTCTCAACTTGCTGCTGATGTCTTTGTTGCTGCTAACACCTATGCTATGCACATGGATTTTGTCTCTAATCCTCAGGCTTATG GGTTTGTGACATCAAAGATAGCATGTTGTGGACAAGGACCATACAATGGGATAGGACTATGCACACCATTATCAAATCTGTGCCCAAACAGGGACTTATATGCATTTTGGGATCCATTCCATCCTTCTGAAAAGGCCAATAGGATCATTGTGCAGCAGATTTTGACTGGTTCTTCCACCTACATGAATCCCATGAACCTCAGCAGCATTATGGCTTTGGACTCCAGGACCTAA